The Kineothrix sp. IPX-CK genomic interval CGCTGTTGGCGATGAACTTTCGCATTCCCGAAAAATCCTTAGCACCGAATTTATGCGCTAACGGAATGGCAAATCCGTTGCAGACGCCCATGCAAAAGCCGATGATCAAAAAATTAACGGAGCCGGTACTTCCCACCCCTGCCAATGCATCTACACCCAGAAACCGGCCTACAATTATCATATTTACAACACTGTATAACTGCTGAAACAGAAAACCGAATAAAAGCGGAACGGAGAAGCCCACTATCAGCTTCATCGGAGACCCGTTCGTCATGTCTCTCGTGGAACTCTTTCCCATAATATTTTATCTCCCAAATAAATATATTCTTATTTCTGCACACACACAAGGAACCTGCAATGCAGATTCCTTGTATCGAACATATCCGTAACTTAATTTATTCCATTTCTCTTACTGCTTTTCTAACCGGTAATACAAAGGTGGGCGTTACGGAAAGCTCATCCACACCCATTCTCACAAACTCTTCTGTAAGGGTGGTATCCGCGCCAAGCTCTCCGCAGATTCCGGCCCAGATGCCTTCCTTATGAGCGTTCTCCACCACCAGCCTTATTAACCGCAGAATCGCTTCATGATGGGAATCATAGATATTATCAAGCTTGGCGTTCTGCCTGTCAATTGCCAGCGTATATTGAGTCAGATCGTTGGTGCCAATGCTGAAGAAATCTACCTCCTTCGCCAGCAGATCGCTGATCATTGCCGCTGCAGGAGTCTCTATCATAATTCCCTGCTCCACCTCGGAAAAAGGAAACCCCTCCTCCGTCAGTTCTTTCCTAACCTGCTCTGCGATTTCCTTAATCTGCCTTACTTCATTTACCGAAATAATCATCGGATACATAATAGAAATCGTCCCAAAGGCACTGGCCCTGAATAAAGCCCTAAGCTGTGTCCTGAATATCTCCGGTCTGTCCAGACAGATACGGATTGCACGGTAACCCATGGCCGGATTCTCCTCATGGTCCAATCCGAAATAATCCACCTGTTTGTCCGCTCCGATGTCCAGCGTACGGATGATAACCTTTTTACCCGCCATATTTTCTGCCACTGTCTTATAAACCTGGAACTGCTCCTCCTCCGTCGGGAAGGTTTCCTTCTCTAAGTAAAGAAACTCACTTCTGAAAAGACCGATCCCTCCGGCGTCATTCACTAAAGCGCTGGCTACATCCGATACGTTGCCGATATTGGCATAGATGTTGATTTTCCTGCCGCTCTTTGTGACGTTTTCTTTTCCCTTAAGCTCCTGAAGCAGCTGCCTCTTTTCCAATTCCTTTCTGCGTTTCTCCTCATATTCCCGCAGAACACTTTCTTCGGGATTCACAATAAGCTTTCCCGTAAATCCATCCACTACGGCCATCTTCCCATCTACATCCGCTTCATAATCCAAGCCGATAAGCGCAGGAATATTCATGGTCCGGGCCAAAATAGCCGTATGGGAATTGGAAGAACCAAATCGGGTCACAAAAGCGAGCACTTTGCTCTTATCAAGCTGCACTGTCTCGCTGGGCGCCAGATCCTCTGCTGCTACGATAACAGGCTCCTCCGCTTCCAGAGAAGCTTCTCCCTTACCCTGAAGCGCACTAATCAAACGCTCCGATATGTCTTTGACGTCGGCCGCTCTGGCCTTCATATAGTCGTCATCCATAGACGCGAACATCCCCGCAAAATTATCGCCTGTGGCCGCTACTGCATATTCCGCATTTATACTTTGGGATTCGATCATGTTGGTAATAGAGCTAAGATAATCCTCATCTTCCACCATCATCTGATGCACCTCAAAAATCATTGCTCCCGATTCTCCAACCTCCATAACCGCTTTCTG includes:
- the ptsP gene encoding phosphoenolpyruvate--protein phosphotransferase: MTVFEGKSVFSGIAIGRIAILKKDDQCVKRTHVEDTGRELERLNAAKEKTIEQLQELYQKAVMEVGESGAMIFEVHQMMVEDEDYLSSITNMIESQSINAEYAVAATGDNFAGMFASMDDDYMKARAADVKDISERLISALQGKGEASLEAEEPVIVAAEDLAPSETVQLDKSKVLAFVTRFGSSNSHTAILARTMNIPALIGLDYEADVDGKMAVVDGFTGKLIVNPEESVLREYEEKRRKELEKRQLLQELKGKENVTKSGRKINIYANIGNVSDVASALVNDAGGIGLFRSEFLYLEKETFPTEEEQFQVYKTVAENMAGKKVIIRTLDIGADKQVDYFGLDHEENPAMGYRAIRICLDRPEIFRTQLRALFRASAFGTISIMYPMIISVNEVRQIKEIAEQVRKELTEEGFPFSEVEQGIMIETPAAAMISDLLAKEVDFFSIGTNDLTQYTLAIDRQNAKLDNIYDSHHEAILRLIRLVVENAHKEGIWAGICGELGADTTLTEEFVRMGVDELSVTPTFVLPVRKAVREME